The following coding sequences lie in one Candidatus Eremiobacterota bacterium genomic window:
- the rpmG gene encoding 50S ribosomal protein L33 — protein MAKKETRVMVVLACTQCKRRNYNTQKNKSKTTDRLELSKYCRFCRCHKPHRETR, from the coding sequence ATGGCAAAGAAAGAGACACGCGTGATGGTGGTCCTTGCCTGCACGCAGTGCAAGCGCCGCAACTATAACACGCAAAAAAATAAATCGAAGACCACGGACCGGCTGGAGCTCAGCAAATATTGCCGCTTCTGCCGCTGCCACAAGCCGCACCGCGAAACTCGATGA
- the secE gene encoding preprotein translocase subunit SecE, whose translation MNEQRKKTAQALAGGDFVRGVIMELRRVTWPTRDEWISATILTVALVIGIGLFTFVVDQLFGWLFNVIHPATAGVIPQ comes from the coding sequence GTGAACGAACAGCGAAAGAAAACAGCTCAAGCGCTTGCGGGCGGAGATTTCGTCCGGGGCGTTATCATGGAGCTTCGGCGCGTCACCTGGCCAACGCGGGACGAATGGATCTCGGCGACGATCCTCACGGTCGCGCTCGTCATTGGCATCGGGCTCTTCACGTTCGTGGTCGACCAACTCTTCGGCTGGCTCTTCAACGTGATCCATCCCGCCACCGCGGGTGTGATTCCGCAATAG
- the nusG gene encoding transcription termination/antitermination protein NusG, producing MTDPEGTVEERPAPVEEAPSEEAPADETPSEEPVAAEAQDEEPGAEATPAKAKDNRNWFVVHTYSGYENKVKANLERRIHSMGMQDKIFRVLVPMEDEVEFKDGKRKITPKKVFPGYVLVEMIMDDQSWYVVRNTQGVTGFVGSPGPGEKPVPLQDKEVKTILKQMGIEAPKLKIDFKKGDRVKVTSGPFFDFTGVVDEIAPEKERLRALISIFGRETPVELEFFQVEKV from the coding sequence ATGACCGATCCCGAGGGGACCGTGGAAGAGCGGCCGGCACCGGTCGAAGAGGCGCCATCCGAAGAGGCGCCGGCCGACGAGACGCCGTCCGAAGAGCCGGTCGCGGCCGAAGCTCAGGACGAAGAGCCCGGCGCCGAAGCGACCCCGGCGAAGGCGAAAGACAACCGCAACTGGTTTGTCGTGCACACGTATTCGGGTTACGAAAATAAAGTCAAGGCGAATCTCGAGCGCCGAATTCACTCGATGGGCATGCAGGACAAAATCTTTCGCGTCCTCGTGCCGATGGAAGATGAAGTCGAGTTCAAAGACGGCAAGCGCAAGATTACGCCAAAGAAAGTTTTCCCCGGCTACGTTCTCGTTGAGATGATCATGGACGACCAGTCGTGGTACGTCGTGCGGAACACGCAGGGCGTGACCGGGTTCGTTGGCAGTCCCGGACCGGGCGAGAAGCCGGTGCCGCTGCAAGACAAAGAAGTCAAGACGATTCTCAAACAGATGGGCATCGAGGCACCGAAGCTAAAGATCGACTTCAAGAAAGGCGATCGCGTGAAGGTCACGTCGGGGCCGTTCTTCGATTTCACGGGCGTCGTCGACGAGATCGCGCCGGAGAAGGAACGCCTGCGCGCCTTGATTTCGATCTTTGGACGCGAGACGCCAGTCGAACTTGAGTTCTTCCAGGTCGAAAAGGTTTAG
- a CDS encoding VOC family protein — MHIGIARIYVNDVERAKAFYTEKLGWDVRHDQPMGPEMRWLSVAPPGAETAIVLTKGFDDWSPEKVGGSCGLALEVDDVFRVAEEFKSKGVEIIGGPAAEFFGGWARFKDSEGNEIGMHSPVPEGAKQ, encoded by the coding sequence ATGCATATTGGGATTGCGCGCATTTATGTAAACGATGTCGAACGTGCAAAGGCGTTTTACACGGAAAAACTCGGTTGGGACGTACGCCACGATCAGCCGATGGGTCCGGAGATGCGCTGGCTGAGCGTTGCGCCGCCCGGCGCAGAGACCGCTATCGTTCTAACCAAGGGATTCGACGACTGGTCGCCCGAGAAGGTCGGCGGTAGTTGCGGCCTGGCATTGGAAGTCGACGATGTCTTCAGGGTCGCCGAGGAATTCAAGAGCAAGGGCGTGGAGATCATCGGTGGCCCCGCGGCAGAATTCTTCGGCGGTTGGGCGCGCTTCAAAGATTCCGAAGGGAACGAGATCGGCATGCATAGCCCCGTTCCGGAAGGCGCGAAGCAATAA
- the rplK gene encoding 50S ribosomal protein L11: MAKKVVGKIGLQIPAGKATPAPPIGPALGPYSLNIMDFCKQYNERTASQAGMIIPVEITVFEDRTFTFITKTPPASFLIKQALNLESGSKEPNRNKVGRLTQKQLEDIAKVKMPDINANDMDAAKKIVAGTARSMGVEVEA; encoded by the coding sequence ATGGCTAAAAAAGTCGTAGGCAAAATCGGCCTACAAATTCCGGCGGGCAAGGCCACACCGGCCCCGCCGATCGGTCCCGCACTCGGACCGTATTCGCTCAACATCATGGATTTCTGCAAGCAGTACAACGAGCGTACTGCGTCGCAAGCGGGCATGATCATTCCGGTCGAGATCACGGTTTTCGAAGATCGGACGTTTACGTTTATTACGAAAACGCCGCCGGCGTCGTTCCTCATCAAACAGGCGCTCAATCTCGAATCGGGCAGCAAAGAGCCGAATCGCAATAAGGTCGGCCGTTTGACGCAAAAGCAGCTCGAGGACATCGCCAAAGTGAAGATGCCCGACATCAACGCCAACGATATGGATGCGGCGAAGAAGATCGTAGCCGGTACGGCGCGCTCGATGGGCGTCGAGGTGGAGGCGTAA
- a CDS encoding 50S ribosomal protein L1, protein MPQHHGKRFKALTAGYDQRKLFSTPEAVAVIKSMANAKFNETVEAHVRLGVDPKKSDQSVRGTVLLPHGTGRTVRVIAFAKGDNAKAAQEAGADIVGDQDLIDRVKGGFTEFDVAVATPDMMAQVGKELGRILATKMPNLKAGTVTPNLGNAIRDIKAGKVEFRLDKTGIIHTIVGKASFEEAHLIENITTLLDAILRAKPSAAKGTYLRSVTLASTMGPGVKVDPNRVKATA, encoded by the coding sequence ATGCCGCAACACCATGGCAAGCGATTCAAAGCCCTGACGGCCGGTTACGACCAGCGCAAGCTCTTTTCAACGCCTGAGGCGGTTGCCGTCATTAAGAGCATGGCGAACGCGAAGTTCAATGAGACCGTTGAGGCGCACGTGCGACTTGGCGTCGATCCAAAGAAAAGCGATCAGAGCGTTCGGGGAACGGTGTTACTTCCCCATGGGACCGGCAGAACGGTGCGAGTGATCGCATTCGCAAAGGGTGATAACGCCAAAGCCGCGCAAGAGGCCGGCGCCGACATCGTCGGCGACCAGGATTTGATCGATCGCGTGAAAGGTGGGTTCACCGAATTCGACGTTGCCGTTGCGACGCCCGATATGATGGCGCAGGTCGGCAAAGAGCTGGGTCGGATCTTGGCAACGAAAATGCCCAATCTCAAAGCTGGTACCGTCACGCCGAACCTCGGTAATGCAATTCGCGATATCAAGGCGGGCAAGGTCGAGTTCAGGCTCGACAAGACTGGAATCATCCACACGATCGTCGGCAAAGCGAGCTTCGAAGAAGCGCATCTGATCGAAAACATCACGACCTTGCTCGATGCGATTCTGCGCGCCAAACCGTCCGCTGCCAAAGGCACCTATCTGCGCAGCGTTACGTTGGCGAGCACGATGGGCCCCGGCGTGAAGGTCGATCCGAATCGGGTGAAAGCGACGGCGTAA
- a CDS encoding DUF2269 family protein: MLYLILKLIHVAGVVLFLGNITIGVFWKSHADRTRNLAIMASTMDGIIAGDKIFTIPGIVLLLVGGVGMAVFGNIPILSTGWLLWGIAAFVLAGLAFGPLSRAQRRVAIAAHAGNFQAYEEHSKGWTLWGSIALILPLITFVLMILKPALPAFPH, from the coding sequence ATGCTCTACCTAATCTTGAAGCTCATCCACGTTGCCGGGGTCGTACTTTTCCTCGGAAACATTACGATCGGGGTTTTTTGGAAGAGCCATGCTGATCGCACCCGTAATCTCGCAATTATGGCCAGCACGATGGATGGCATCATCGCTGGCGACAAGATCTTTACGATCCCAGGCATCGTTCTTCTTCTTGTCGGAGGTGTCGGCATGGCGGTCTTCGGCAATATCCCGATTCTCTCGACCGGATGGCTTTTGTGGGGGATTGCTGCTTTCGTTCTGGCGGGCTTAGCGTTCGGGCCGCTGTCGCGCGCACAGCGAAGAGTCGCTATCGCCGCTCACGCGGGGAACTTTCAAGCCTACGAAGAGCACTCCAAAGGCTGGACGCTCTGGGGTTCGATCGCACTTATTCTTCCGCTCATCACCTTTGTGCTGATGATCCTCAAGCCGGCATTACCGGCTTTCCCGCACTGA
- a CDS encoding 50S ribosomal protein L10, translating into MPTARKETAVGELAERVAAAKTLFLTDYAGLTVAEITRLRGELRKDGNTYSVVKNTLFRIAAGDLAGKLESFLAGPTGIVFAGEDPVAPAKALKTFSDTVKRVAVKAAYIDGQVVDAAQVEKLAKLPPRIELLANLVGTLVNPLRGLVTVLSGNQSGLVRVLDAIREQKAGAASAT; encoded by the coding sequence ATGCCGACCGCACGTAAAGAGACCGCCGTTGGAGAACTCGCCGAGCGGGTCGCCGCGGCCAAGACGCTCTTTCTGACCGATTACGCCGGCTTGACCGTCGCTGAAATCACGCGTCTGCGCGGCGAGCTGCGCAAAGACGGAAACACATATTCCGTGGTCAAGAACACGCTTTTTCGAATCGCCGCCGGGGATCTCGCAGGTAAGCTGGAGAGTTTTCTCGCCGGTCCAACCGGCATCGTCTTTGCGGGCGAGGATCCAGTTGCTCCGGCCAAGGCACTCAAAACGTTCAGCGACACGGTCAAACGCGTCGCCGTGAAGGCGGCGTACATCGACGGCCAGGTCGTCGACGCGGCGCAGGTTGAGAAACTGGCCAAGCTTCCGCCCAGGATCGAACTGCTCGCCAACCTCGTCGGCACGCTGGTCAATCCGCTGCGTGGACTCGTCACAGTTCTCTCGGGAAATCAGAGCGGTCTAGTGCGCGTGCTCGACGCAATTCGCGAGCAAAAAGCCGGAGCCGCTTCAGCCACATAG
- the rplL gene encoding 50S ribosomal protein L7/L12 produces the protein MALPELIEQIDKLTVLELADLVKQLEEKYGVSAAAPVAMMAAGPGAGAAAPEAEKTEFDVILSEIGPEKIKVIKAVRELTSLGLTEAKAFVESAPKAVKEGVTKDEAESVKKKLEEAGAKVEIK, from the coding sequence ATGGCACTCCCCGAACTCATCGAACAAATCGACAAACTCACCGTTCTCGAGCTTGCGGATCTCGTCAAGCAACTCGAAGAAAAATACGGCGTTTCCGCCGCGGCGCCCGTCGCAATGATGGCTGCCGGACCCGGCGCGGGTGCCGCTGCGCCCGAAGCCGAGAAGACGGAGTTCGACGTGATTCTCAGCGAAATCGGCCCCGAGAAAATCAAAGTCATCAAGGCGGTCCGCGAACTCACGAGTCTGGGACTCACCGAAGCGAAAGCCTTCGTCGAGAGCGCGCCCAAGGCTGTCAAAGAGGGCGTTACTAAAGACGAAGCCGAGTCGGTGAAGAAGAAGCTCGAAGAGGCGGGCGCCAAGGTGGAGATCAAGTAA
- a CDS encoding helix-turn-helix transcriptional regulator has translation MWQERAWARHDDREMVFSMRAGSGGRYWNGFDAFLYEASAGRSEQEFVRHNVSMQIGRPLLVTSRCNGETLRRLQAPGDVKIVPPGIPRVWETEAATIKLSMYLTPALLHSAAETMGINLDRVAIVPKLHVRDPRIEHIGWAVKAELESSEPLGRLYGDSLGLALAAQLLRNYRPAAGARYDDRFSRRRLQRVIDYINEHLAHDLSLAELANVIDMSPSHFKVVFKRSLGVPVHQYVIRTRIEYAVNLIASGKTPLSQIAQQSGFANQSHMARCMKRLTGRTPAALRC, from the coding sequence ATGTGGCAAGAACGCGCGTGGGCCCGCCACGACGACCGCGAAATGGTCTTCAGCATGCGCGCGGGCAGTGGCGGACGGTACTGGAACGGTTTCGACGCGTTTCTCTACGAGGCGTCGGCCGGACGTTCCGAGCAAGAGTTCGTTCGTCACAACGTCAGCATGCAAATCGGACGCCCTCTGCTCGTCACCAGCCGCTGTAACGGCGAAACACTGCGCCGGCTGCAGGCCCCGGGCGACGTCAAAATCGTGCCCCCGGGAATTCCACGCGTGTGGGAAACCGAAGCGGCAACGATCAAGCTCTCCATGTATCTCACGCCGGCCCTTCTGCATTCGGCTGCCGAAACGATGGGCATCAATCTCGACCGCGTCGCAATCGTACCGAAATTGCACGTGCGCGATCCTCGCATCGAACACATCGGTTGGGCGGTCAAGGCCGAACTCGAATCCTCCGAGCCGCTCGGCCGCCTCTACGGCGACAGCCTTGGGCTCGCACTCGCGGCCCAGCTCTTGCGCAACTACCGGCCGGCCGCGGGCGCACGTTACGACGATCGCTTCTCGCGTCGCCGTCTGCAACGCGTTATCGACTACATTAACGAGCACCTAGCGCATGACTTATCGCTTGCGGAACTTGCCAATGTCATCGACATGAGCCCATCGCATTTTAAAGTCGTCTTCAAACGCTCGCTCGGCGTGCCCGTTCATCAATACGTCATCCGCACTCGTATCGAGTATGCCGTAAATCTGATCGCAAGCGGGAAGACCCCGCTGAGCCAAATCGCGCAGCAGTCCGGGTTCGCGAATCAAAGTCACATGGCGCGCTGCATGAAGCGCCTCACCGGACGCACGCCCGCCGCGCTACGCTGTTAG